In one window of Pseudoalteromonas espejiana DSM 9414 DNA:
- a CDS encoding bifunctional GNAT family N-acetyltransferase/hotdog fold thioesterase yields MFQVTTPQSSEDWQAYYQLRWEVLRAPWNEPRGSEQDDMEQDSEHRFIKNKEGDVLGVARLHFNNHEQAQVRYMAVAEGNRNQHIGSRLLHELEKIAWTQNAGELVLFARERALEFYKRHGYELKEKAHLAYGDVQHFKMVKQKPSEPGWFRHPDWTQVLQNIWRESIPISDAMGIKVESYTDWQFTTRADLDANLNLHNTMFAGSIYSLATLTGWGATYLALKEAGLEGNIVLADANIKYLKPLNTDPRGCVDIHTCKGKLSDLETNGKASYIVPVTIFDGDDVVAEFEGVFAVKK; encoded by the coding sequence ATGTTTCAGGTAACTACACCGCAAAGCAGCGAAGACTGGCAAGCGTATTATCAATTACGCTGGGAAGTATTACGCGCCCCTTGGAATGAGCCGCGTGGCTCTGAACAAGACGATATGGAACAAGATTCTGAGCATCGCTTTATAAAAAATAAAGAAGGCGATGTATTGGGGGTTGCCCGTTTGCACTTTAATAACCATGAACAAGCGCAAGTGCGTTACATGGCCGTGGCTGAAGGTAACAGAAACCAACATATTGGTAGCCGTTTATTGCATGAGCTTGAAAAAATAGCATGGACTCAAAACGCAGGTGAACTGGTATTATTTGCTCGTGAGCGTGCACTTGAGTTTTATAAGCGTCACGGCTACGAGCTAAAAGAAAAAGCACATTTAGCGTATGGCGATGTACAACACTTCAAAATGGTAAAACAAAAACCAAGCGAGCCAGGCTGGTTTCGCCACCCTGATTGGACCCAAGTACTGCAAAATATTTGGCGTGAATCAATCCCAATTAGCGATGCAATGGGCATTAAAGTAGAAAGCTACACAGATTGGCAGTTTACAACGCGTGCTGATTTAGACGCTAATTTAAACCTACACAATACAATGTTTGCAGGTTCTATTTATAGTTTAGCAACCTTAACCGGTTGGGGGGCCACGTATTTAGCGTTAAAAGAGGCAGGGCTTGAAGGCAATATAGTGCTAGCTGATGCCAATATTAAATATTTAAAACCGCTAAATACCGACCCGCGCGGTTGTGTTGATATACATACCTGTAAAGGCAAATTAAGTGATTTAGAAACAAATGGTAAAGCAAGCTATATAGTGCCGGTAACCATTTTTGATGGCGACGATGTAGTGGCTGAATTTGAAGGGGTGTTTGCCGTTAAGAAATAA
- a CDS encoding spermidine synthase: protein MLNVMSDFIAPSTGVITGHFISRSQAIGELVYWHKYAGDHIQVRQYGQLRWLLINDTLQSVIELNNPQRLLFPHLTYLAKQWQTLAAPKRVLELGLGGGAIRNYLQHTYPHIQITSVEKNADIIACYSDFFAIEKQANVVCDDAQNVLKKAHNNDWIILDLFSQLDAPRFLFEHAFYQKIYDALNAGGTLFINFLSQHESQLIQLQQLLLNVFGVKVSPHKVAGFVNHIVIVTKSDN from the coding sequence ATGCTAAATGTTATGAGCGACTTTATAGCCCCTTCAACAGGTGTAATTACTGGCCACTTTATTAGCCGCAGCCAAGCTATTGGTGAGCTTGTTTACTGGCACAAATACGCAGGCGATCACATACAGGTTCGCCAGTATGGACAGCTACGCTGGCTACTGATTAACGATACTTTGCAATCGGTAATAGAGCTTAACAATCCTCAGCGCCTGCTATTTCCACATTTAACCTATTTGGCTAAACAATGGCAAACCTTAGCAGCGCCAAAGCGTGTACTAGAGCTTGGCCTTGGCGGCGGTGCCATACGTAATTACTTACAACATACCTATCCACATATTCAAATAACATCAGTTGAAAAAAACGCTGATATTATCGCCTGCTATAGCGATTTTTTTGCCATAGAAAAGCAAGCTAATGTGGTATGCGATGACGCGCAAAATGTACTTAAAAAAGCACATAACAATGACTGGATTATTCTTGATTTATTTAGCCAGTTAGACGCGCCACGATTTTTGTTTGAACACGCGTTTTATCAAAAAATATATGATGCGCTCAACGCTGGTGGCACGCTATTTATTAACTTTTTATCGCAGCATGAGTCGCAGTTAATCCAATTGCAGCAGTTATTGCTAAATGTATTTGGGGTAAAAGTAAGCCCGCATAAAGTAGCGGGCTTTGTTAATCATATCGTTATTGTTACTAAATCTGATAATTAA
- the dtd gene encoding D-aminoacyl-tRNA deacylase, translated as MQGLIQRVKHAKVEVNNQVIGQIEQGILLLLGVEKPDDEQAADKLLHKVSNYRIFTDENDKMNLSLKDIGGELLVVSQFTLAANTKKGMRPSFSSAATPSQANELYEYFVTQAKALGISVATGEFGADMQVSLCNDGPVTFNLSV; from the coding sequence ATGCAAGGGTTAATACAGCGTGTAAAACACGCAAAAGTAGAAGTTAATAACCAAGTTATTGGCCAAATAGAGCAGGGTATATTACTGCTTTTAGGTGTAGAAAAACCGGATGATGAGCAAGCAGCCGATAAGCTACTGCATAAGGTAAGTAATTACCGTATTTTTACCGACGAAAACGACAAAATGAACTTAAGCCTAAAAGATATTGGCGGTGAGTTATTAGTGGTGTCGCAATTTACTTTAGCGGCTAATACCAAAAAAGGCATGCGCCCAAGCTTTTCATCAGCAGCAACGCCAAGCCAGGCTAACGAGCTTTACGAGTACTTTGTAACGCAAGCTAAAGCGCTGGGTATTAGCGTGGCAACCGGTGAGTTTGGCGCCGATATGCAAGTGAGCCTGTGTAACGATGGACCTGTTACCTTTAACTTATCGGTTTAA
- a CDS encoding CBM9 family sugar-binding protein, whose protein sequence is MIKQALAISFLLSAPVMAIDVVHTSTPITVDGVSESTWDKATWHDMPHLMDGTLPSSEDDFKGRYRLLWDKNYLYLQADIVDDVLIDTHPDPTEKYWDDDALEIFIDSDASGGIHQFNHTALAYHIGLDNQAADYGPDKKAHLYTEHLVSNWIRNTKAPYNITWEVAIKLYPNNYKEGAVNTPITLSENQVIGFMLAYCDNDGSDVREHFMGSHEVQPVNGDRNRGFIDADVFGKITLLPKSK, encoded by the coding sequence ATGATAAAACAAGCGTTAGCTATAAGTTTTTTATTAAGTGCACCGGTAATGGCCATTGATGTAGTTCATACCTCTACACCTATTACTGTTGATGGCGTATCTGAAAGCACATGGGATAAAGCAACATGGCACGATATGCCTCATTTAATGGATGGTACACTGCCTTCATCAGAGGACGATTTTAAAGGCCGCTATCGTTTATTATGGGATAAAAATTATTTATACCTTCAAGCCGACATTGTGGATGATGTGTTAATTGATACGCACCCAGACCCAACCGAAAAATATTGGGATGACGATGCACTAGAAATATTTATAGATAGCGACGCCTCAGGCGGAATTCACCAGTTTAACCATACTGCTTTGGCCTATCATATTGGCCTTGATAACCAAGCCGCCGATTACGGCCCTGATAAAAAAGCACATTTATATACCGAACACTTAGTAAGTAACTGGATACGAAACACTAAAGCGCCTTACAACATCACATGGGAAGTAGCCATAAAGCTCTACCCTAACAATTACAAAGAAGGCGCTGTAAACACACCTATTACACTGAGCGAAAACCAAGTTATTGGCTTTATGCTAGCGTATTGTGATAACGATGGCAGTGACGTGCGCGAACACTTTATGGGTTCACACGAAGTCCAGCCAGTAAACGGCGACAGAAATCGTGGCTTTATAGACGCAGACGTATTTGGAAAAATCACTTTGCTACCAAAAAGTAAGTAA
- a CDS encoding succinylglutamate desuccinylase/aspartoacylase family protein, which yields MSITTPISQENIVVGEVANGLPLTIPVYRLKGNGSGPSVYIQANMHGAEVQGNAVIFQLLEQLKQLNLKGDITLVPYANPIGCNQKSGEFTLGRFDPITGTNWNRMYHYNNNLVTQFAKDHSQYDDAALKNNFKQALIDEIDTKLNGPAYLLNTGKRIALNLQKLAHQADIVLDLHTGPISSKHLYCPTYATDSARYFNIEHVLLIPSDFDGAMDEASFCPWWHLSDALGAQGRDFNVQVEAFTVELGSQEKIDLTEALNDANSILSYLNHKNVLEDAPHKPSNITRYACHLDDYFAYYAPIGGMVEYVAPLGGHIKAGEPIAHVLRMERYLSEQPLQTLSLDCDAIAILHFASASVNQGTELYKFFTNVFEL from the coding sequence ATGAGCATAACAACACCAATCAGCCAAGAGAACATTGTAGTAGGAGAAGTGGCAAACGGCTTACCACTCACTATTCCTGTGTACCGCTTAAAAGGCAATGGCAGCGGGCCAAGCGTTTATATTCAAGCAAACATGCACGGCGCTGAAGTACAAGGTAACGCGGTTATTTTTCAGCTGTTAGAGCAATTAAAACAGCTCAATCTAAAAGGCGACATTACCTTAGTACCTTATGCTAACCCTATTGGCTGCAATCAAAAATCAGGGGAATTTACCCTTGGACGATTCGACCCGATTACTGGCACTAACTGGAACCGCATGTATCACTACAACAATAATTTAGTGACCCAGTTTGCCAAAGATCATAGCCAGTACGACGATGCCGCTTTAAAAAATAACTTTAAACAAGCCCTGATTGATGAAATAGACACCAAACTTAACGGCCCAGCTTATTTACTTAATACGGGTAAACGTATTGCGCTTAATCTACAAAAGCTTGCGCACCAAGCCGACATAGTCCTTGATTTACACACAGGGCCTATTTCAAGCAAGCACTTATATTGCCCAACGTATGCAACCGACAGCGCCCGTTATTTTAACATTGAACATGTACTGCTTATCCCAAGCGACTTTGATGGCGCCATGGATGAAGCAAGCTTTTGCCCATGGTGGCACCTAAGTGATGCACTTGGCGCACAAGGCAGGGACTTTAACGTACAAGTAGAAGCCTTTACGGTTGAGCTAGGTAGCCAAGAAAAAATAGATTTAACAGAAGCACTTAACGATGCAAATAGCATATTAAGCTATTTGAATCACAAAAATGTATTAGAAGACGCACCACATAAGCCAAGCAATATAACCCGCTACGCATGCCATTTAGATGACTACTTTGCTTACTACGCCCCTATTGGCGGCATGGTTGAATATGTAGCCCCACTAGGTGGACATATTAAAGCAGGCGAGCCTATTGCACATGTTTTGCGTATGGAGCGCTACTTGAGTGAGCAACCATTACAAACGCTTAGCCTCGATTGCGATGCTATCGCTATTTTGCATTTTGCCTCGGCAAGCGTAAACCAAGGTACTGAGCTTTATAAGTTTTTTACCAACGTATTTGAGCTATAA
- a CDS encoding phospholipase A translates to MSWRYWIALTALLSTPSFAQEEVKENEQDNDIELVKQCILNEVIGGDGKQTLDDLRKKCSALEENKQLTALDKRKAREEVSKKNRNVITPHKRNYILPLSYVSHPNDRPFDGFDELTDEENGEPLDNLEAKYQLSIKVPLYDDFADDDQAIFFGFTLQSYWQIYNSEISSPFRETNYEPEIFWVNYLDQENVLWGDEMAIALGISHQSNGRSQPNSRSWNRIYADFIWENEGFVFSFKPWYRIAEDEKEDPLEADGDDNPDIYKYMGYFEFSGAYRFHDHEFSFMTRNNFNSDNRGAIQLDWSFPLWGRLRGYAQYFNGYGESLIDYNADIERIGVGILLTDLL, encoded by the coding sequence ATGAGCTGGCGTTATTGGATTGCACTCACGGCTTTACTTAGTACCCCCTCTTTTGCCCAAGAAGAGGTAAAAGAAAACGAACAAGACAACGATATAGAGCTTGTTAAGCAATGTATTTTAAACGAAGTCATTGGCGGCGATGGAAAGCAAACCCTAGACGATCTTCGTAAAAAATGTTCAGCGCTTGAGGAAAACAAACAACTAACCGCACTTGATAAACGAAAAGCCCGCGAAGAAGTAAGCAAAAAGAATCGCAACGTAATTACGCCACATAAACGTAACTACATTTTGCCGCTGTCGTATGTATCGCATCCAAACGATCGCCCATTTGATGGCTTTGACGAGCTAACAGATGAAGAAAATGGCGAACCACTTGATAACCTAGAAGCCAAATATCAGCTGTCTATTAAAGTGCCGCTTTACGATGATTTTGCTGATGACGATCAAGCCATCTTTTTTGGTTTTACACTGCAGTCATATTGGCAAATTTATAATTCAGAGATTTCATCTCCGTTTCGTGAAACCAATTACGAGCCAGAAATATTTTGGGTAAATTACCTAGATCAAGAGAACGTACTTTGGGGCGATGAAATGGCAATTGCACTGGGTATTTCACACCAGTCTAATGGCCGAAGCCAACCTAACTCTCGTTCGTGGAACCGTATTTACGCCGATTTCATTTGGGAAAATGAAGGCTTTGTGTTTAGCTTTAAGCCTTGGTACCGCATTGCTGAAGATGAAAAAGAAGACCCATTAGAAGCCGATGGCGATGACAACCCTGATATTTATAAATACATGGGTTACTTTGAATTTAGCGGCGCGTACCGTTTTCACGATCATGAGTTTAGCTTTATGACACGTAATAACTTCAATTCAGATAATCGTGGTGCTATTCAACTTGATTGGTCATTCCCACTCTGGGGGCGCTTACGTGGTTACGCTCAGTACTTTAACGGCTACGGTGAAAGCCTGATTGATTACAACGCCGATATTGAGCGTATAGGTGTAGGTATATTATTAACTGATTTGTTATAA
- a CDS encoding virulence factor BrkB family protein, producing MNDKLSLYKQQAISFLKQQPSWWMQYVNRCIDDQITVNAGYLAYVTLLSLVPLIAVGVAIFSAFPGFESTRIAIESFLFTNFVPTSSDVIKEHISSFAGNANQMTAVGIGFLAAIALLLIRNVDATLNRIWRIKKKRPMMISFAVYWMVLSLGPVLLGASIGVTSYIVSLVSFADQGIPGFSGFLLKLVPYGFSMVGFLMLYTLVPNTPVSIRAAIPGALFAAVLFELTKKGFALYISHFPSYEVIYGAVATIPILFVWVYLSWVVVLLGAEFTACISPNHVPQTPEIEIDDELKTEETN from the coding sequence ATGAATGATAAGCTCTCCCTTTATAAACAGCAAGCTATCTCCTTTTTGAAGCAGCAGCCAAGCTGGTGGATGCAATACGTTAACCGTTGTATTGACGATCAAATAACGGTAAATGCAGGCTACCTTGCTTACGTTACTTTGCTTTCGTTAGTGCCGCTAATAGCTGTAGGTGTGGCTATATTTTCTGCCTTTCCTGGGTTTGAGTCGACCCGCATAGCCATAGAAAGCTTTTTGTTTACTAACTTTGTGCCTACCTCGTCAGATGTGATTAAAGAGCATATAAGCTCCTTTGCAGGTAATGCCAACCAAATGACTGCGGTAGGTATTGGCTTTTTAGCAGCTATAGCCTTGCTGCTGATACGAAATGTTGATGCCACGCTTAATCGCATTTGGCGAATTAAGAAAAAACGCCCAATGATGATCTCTTTTGCAGTGTATTGGATGGTATTAAGCCTAGGCCCCGTACTACTTGGCGCAAGTATTGGTGTTACCTCCTATATTGTGTCGTTGGTTTCGTTTGCCGATCAGGGTATTCCTGGGTTTAGCGGCTTTTTGTTAAAGCTGGTGCCTTATGGTTTTTCAATGGTTGGCTTTTTAATGTTATATACCTTAGTGCCTAATACGCCTGTCTCTATTAGGGCTGCGATACCCGGCGCACTTTTTGCGGCTGTTTTATTTGAGCTGACTAAAAAAGGCTTTGCGCTTTATATAAGTCATTTTCCTTCGTACGAAGTGATTTATGGTGCTGTTGCGACCATACCTATTTTATTTGTGTGGGTGTATTTATCGTGGGTGGTGGTGTTATTAGGGGCTGAATTTACCGCCTGTATCAGCCCTAATCATGTGCCGCAAACACCAGAAATAGAGATAGACGATGAGCTAAAAACCGAGGAAACTAATTAA
- a CDS encoding DUF2959 domain-containing protein, with the protein MKKQTLLSASILAITLTLSGCQSAYYSAMEKVGVHKRDILIDRVEETKDSQEESQEEFQSALERLTTLINFDGGELQDAYNQLNDDYESSLAAANEVSSNINKVEDVAEALFDEWSDELEQYKSASLKRESSKKLAATQRQFSQLLRSMRSAESKMEPVLSSLQDNVLYLKHNLNAQAVAAIKGEFTNLKRDIQVLMNDMNKSIADSNKFIEQMNSVG; encoded by the coding sequence ATGAAAAAACAAACATTACTTAGCGCCTCAATACTGGCCATTACGCTTACTTTGTCGGGTTGTCAGTCTGCTTATTATTCTGCAATGGAAAAAGTAGGTGTACACAAGCGCGACATTCTTATTGACCGCGTAGAAGAAACCAAAGACTCACAAGAAGAGTCGCAAGAAGAATTTCAATCAGCACTTGAGCGCCTAACAACCTTAATTAATTTTGATGGGGGCGAGTTACAAGATGCCTACAACCAACTTAACGACGATTACGAGTCGAGCTTAGCCGCGGCTAACGAAGTATCAAGCAACATTAATAAAGTAGAAGACGTAGCCGAAGCACTTTTTGATGAGTGGAGCGATGAGTTAGAGCAATATAAAAGTGCCTCACTTAAACGCGAAAGCAGCAAAAAGCTAGCTGCAACACAGCGCCAATTTAGTCAGTTGCTTCGCTCTATGCGCAGCGCCGAGAGCAAAATGGAGCCGGTATTATCATCTTTACAAGATAACGTACTGTACTTAAAGCATAACTTAAACGCACAAGCGGTAGCGGCAATTAAAGGTGAATTCACTAACCTTAAACGCGACATTCAAGTACTCATGAATGACATGAATAAATCGATTGCCGATTCGAACAAGTTTATTGAGCAAATGAATAGCGTTGGCTAA
- the typA gene encoding translational GTPase TypA, with amino-acid sequence MSIEQLRNIAIIAHVDHGKTTLVDKLLEQSGTLETRGGNEERVMDSNDIEKERGITILAKNTAISWKDYHINIVDTPGHADFGGEVERVLSMADSVLLLVDAQEGPMPQTRFVTQKAFAQGLKPIVVINKIDKPGARPDWVMDQIFDLFDNLGATDEQLDFKVIYASAINGWATLDLDEPSDNMEPMFQMIVDEVSPPDADPEGDFQMQISQLDYNSYKGVIGIGRIKRGSVAPNQQVTIISADGTSRNGKIGAVQSYLGLERIETERGYAGNIVTVTGLGELKISDTVCCPNNVEALPPLSVDEPTVTMTFSVNNSPFCGKEGKFVTSRNIRERLDKELVHNVALRVADTDNPDSFRVSGRGELHLGILIENMRREGYELAVSRPEVILRTVDGVLEEPYETLTIDCEEEHQGSIMEQIGLRKGELTDMAPDGKGRMRLDFMIPSRGLIGFQTEFMTLTSGSGLLYHSFDHYGPHKGGELGVRKNGVMIANATGKALTNALFNLQERGKLFIGHGVEVYEGMVIGIHSRDNDLTVNALKGKQLTNVRASGTDEAQTLTPPLNYTLEQALEFIDDDELVEVTPENIRIRKRHLTESERKRAGRAPKS; translated from the coding sequence ATGAGCATCGAACAGTTAAGAAATATAGCGATTATCGCGCACGTTGACCACGGTAAAACAACTCTGGTTGACAAACTACTTGAGCAATCAGGTACATTAGAAACACGCGGCGGTAACGAAGAGCGTGTGATGGACTCAAACGACATTGAGAAAGAACGTGGTATTACCATTTTAGCTAAAAACACAGCTATCTCTTGGAAAGACTACCATATCAATATCGTAGATACCCCGGGACACGCCGATTTCGGTGGTGAAGTTGAACGCGTACTTTCGATGGCTGACTCAGTATTACTACTTGTTGATGCTCAAGAAGGTCCAATGCCGCAAACGCGTTTCGTTACGCAAAAAGCATTCGCGCAAGGCTTAAAGCCAATCGTAGTTATCAATAAAATTGATAAGCCAGGTGCACGTCCTGATTGGGTAATGGATCAAATCTTTGATTTATTCGACAACCTAGGTGCAACTGACGAACAGTTAGACTTTAAAGTAATCTACGCTTCAGCTATCAACGGTTGGGCTACATTAGATTTAGACGAGCCGTCTGACAACATGGAACCTATGTTCCAAATGATCGTTGACGAAGTATCACCACCGGATGCAGATCCTGAAGGTGACTTCCAAATGCAAATCTCTCAGCTTGATTACAACTCTTATAAAGGTGTAATCGGTATCGGTCGTATCAAACGCGGTTCTGTTGCGCCTAACCAACAAGTTACTATCATTAGTGCAGATGGCACTAGCCGTAACGGTAAAATTGGTGCAGTACAAAGCTACCTAGGTCTTGAGCGTATCGAAACAGAACGTGGTTATGCTGGTAACATTGTAACTGTAACAGGTCTTGGTGAGCTTAAGATTTCAGATACTGTTTGTTGTCCTAACAACGTTGAAGCATTACCACCACTAAGTGTTGATGAGCCAACAGTAACGATGACGTTCTCTGTAAATAACTCTCCTTTCTGTGGTAAAGAAGGTAAGTTTGTAACGTCACGTAACATCCGTGAGCGTTTAGACAAAGAATTAGTACACAACGTTGCACTTCGTGTTGCAGATACTGATAACCCAGATAGCTTCCGCGTATCGGGTCGTGGTGAATTACACCTTGGTATCTTAATCGAAAACATGCGTCGTGAAGGTTACGAGCTAGCTGTATCTCGTCCAGAAGTAATCTTACGCACTGTTGATGGCGTATTAGAAGAACCGTACGAAACACTAACAATTGACTGTGAAGAAGAGCACCAAGGTTCTATCATGGAGCAAATTGGTCTTCGTAAAGGTGAACTTACTGATATGGCACCAGATGGTAAAGGCCGTATGCGTTTAGACTTTATGATCCCAAGCCGTGGCTTAATCGGTTTCCAAACTGAGTTCATGACACTTACTTCAGGTTCTGGTTTACTTTACCACTCGTTCGATCACTACGGTCCGCACAAAGGTGGCGAGCTAGGTGTTCGTAAGAACGGTGTAATGATTGCAAATGCAACAGGTAAAGCACTTACTAACGCATTATTCAACTTACAAGAGCGTGGTAAATTATTCATCGGTCACGGTGTTGAAGTTTACGAAGGTATGGTTATCGGTATTCATAGCCGCGATAACGACCTTACAGTTAACGCACTTAAAGGTAAGCAACTTACTAACGTTCGTGCATCTGGTACAGATGAAGCACAAACACTTACGCCACCATTGAACTACACACTTGAGCAAGCGCTTGAGTTCATCGATGATGACGAGTTAGTAGAAGTAACACCTGAGAACATTCGTATTCGTAAGCGTCACTTAACTGAAAGTGAGCGTAAACGTGCGGGTCGTGCTCCTAAATCATAA
- a CDS encoding MBL fold metallo-hydrolase: MKHKAITLILASTLLSACQTANNIEVIAGENTITPLHQDGERKGRYHNLYPGKKTYPTTCETNCYPPSPKLLCEKESENCQFIDDQKPVNLNTGFTVRWLGHAGFMVRTPNGQHVLFDPVKEQFDSPVDLAFRLASGFYRQPGDWLTPNELKNLSTVIYSHIHYDHFNKADIEELGNKPRYLTPLGMADNFPTGGFNISEMAWYAKTNISDLAIHALPAHHFSSRVMVPFIYEDNDKDLWNGWLLEQNGKTLFFAGDTGYSKHFTDIQQKYGDIDICLMPIASYYSEESATWYRYVHTTPEDALNASQDLNCKVMIPWGYGNSSWKMGDHTSHSALLRLLHMVDEMNAKTPLYILNEGESISL; encoded by the coding sequence ATGAAGCACAAAGCTATTACCCTAATACTTGCATCCACACTGCTCAGCGCTTGCCAAACAGCTAACAACATTGAAGTGATTGCAGGGGAAAATACCATTACCCCGCTACATCAAGATGGCGAGCGTAAAGGGCGCTACCATAACCTCTACCCAGGTAAAAAAACGTACCCAACCACCTGCGAAACCAACTGCTACCCACCAAGCCCTAAATTACTGTGCGAAAAAGAGAGCGAAAACTGCCAATTTATTGATGATCAAAAGCCTGTTAATTTAAATACAGGCTTTACTGTGCGTTGGCTTGGTCACGCTGGGTTTATGGTTCGCACGCCTAACGGACAGCATGTGCTGTTTGACCCTGTCAAAGAGCAATTCGACTCACCTGTTGATTTAGCCTTTAGGCTAGCCTCTGGGTTTTACAGGCAGCCGGGCGATTGGCTAACACCAAACGAGCTTAAAAACTTAAGTACAGTGATTTACTCGCATATTCATTACGATCATTTTAATAAAGCAGATATTGAAGAACTCGGTAATAAGCCTCGCTATTTAACACCATTGGGTATGGCCGACAATTTCCCTACTGGCGGGTTTAACATTAGTGAAATGGCGTGGTACGCAAAAACAAATATTAGCGATTTAGCTATTCATGCCTTACCTGCTCATCACTTTAGTAGCCGAGTAATGGTACCTTTTATTTATGAAGATAACGATAAAGACCTCTGGAACGGCTGGCTACTGGAGCAAAACGGCAAAACCTTATTTTTTGCAGGCGATACAGGTTACTCAAAGCACTTTACAGATATTCAGCAAAAATATGGCGATATAGATATATGCCTAATGCCCATAGCCTCCTATTACAGCGAAGAGAGCGCTACTTGGTATCGCTATGTGCACACAACACCAGAGGATGCACTTAACGCTTCGCAAGATCTTAACTGCAAAGTAATGATACCGTGGGGCTATGGCAACTCAAGTTGGAAAATGGGCGACCATACTAGCCATTCTGCATTACTGCGCTTATTGCATATGGTTGATGAAATGAATGCTAAAACGCCGCTATATATTCTTAACGAAGGCGAAAGTATTTCACTGTAA
- a CDS encoding PLP-dependent decarboxylase — protein sequence MSFLSTPIKTAVNTLTQQLDTPFFVYDLDKLNAHLTRLVAQTDVKLWYAVKANPLSKVIQSLDSAGFNFDVASKGELEQVLAQGISSQRVLNTGPAKSPKQIKHFIERGVRIFVAESLNQVRWLNQQAQLQNTQLQVLLRVQLRWPEGEKNPLGGDSLTPFGLGCDEWQALNTADYSALSFDGLHIFQWGNMLSTQKLSELWSQMIAPLTALANNLNINLKILDLGGGLGIPYTSSDATLEWDGLIAALAKIKHDAGVDELWMELGRYAVGECGHYANPVVECKQNYGQQQVILTGGINHLLRPAVTSQDFPAALLRESTAPKQAMSLYGPLCTALDCLGEHTLPSDLNEQDWLVFSQCGAYGFTESMPYFLCHELAAEYVLQNGELTCVRQAEDASHYLR from the coding sequence ATGAGCTTTTTGAGCACGCCAATCAAAACCGCTGTTAATACGCTTACACAGCAACTTGATACCCCTTTTTTTGTTTACGACTTAGATAAACTAAACGCACACCTTACGCGTTTAGTTGCGCAAACCGATGTAAAACTTTGGTATGCAGTAAAAGCGAATCCGCTTTCTAAGGTTATTCAAAGCTTAGATAGCGCAGGCTTTAACTTTGACGTAGCAAGTAAAGGTGAACTTGAACAAGTACTTGCACAAGGTATTAGTTCGCAGCGCGTGCTCAACACAGGGCCTGCAAAGAGCCCTAAACAAATTAAACACTTTATTGAGCGCGGTGTGCGCATATTTGTTGCCGAAAGCCTCAATCAAGTACGTTGGTTAAACCAACAAGCGCAGCTGCAAAATACGCAGCTGCAAGTTTTATTGCGTGTGCAACTACGCTGGCCAGAAGGTGAAAAAAACCCACTAGGCGGCGACAGCCTAACTCCGTTTGGGCTTGGCTGCGATGAGTGGCAAGCACTGAATACCGCCGATTACTCAGCCCTTAGCTTTGACGGCCTACATATTTTTCAGTGGGGCAACATGCTTAGCACACAAAAGCTAAGCGAGCTGTGGTCGCAAATGATTGCACCGCTTACAGCCCTTGCTAATAACTTAAATATAAACCTGAAAATTTTAGATTTAGGGGGCGGTTTAGGTATCCCTTATACATCAAGCGATGCAACACTTGAATGGGATGGCCTTATAGCCGCGCTTGCCAAAATAAAACATGACGCGGGTGTAGATGAGTTATGGATGGAGCTTGGTCGCTACGCTGTAGGCGAATGCGGCCACTACGCCAACCCCGTAGTCGAGTGCAAACAAAACTACGGCCAACAGCAAGTTATTTTAACCGGTGGCATTAACCACTTATTACGCCCTGCTGTTACAAGCCAAGATTTTCCTGCGGCGTTATTGCGTGAATCAACTGCACCAAAACAGGCAATGAGCCTATATGGCCCGTTATGTACGGCCCTTGATTGCTTAGGCGAGCACACCCTACCAAGCGATTTAAACGAGCAAGACTGGCTGGTATTTAGCCAATGTGGCGCCTATGGTTTTACCGAAAGCATGCCGTATTTTTTATGCCATGAGCTGGCAGCAGAATACGTTTTACAAAATGGTGAGCTCACCTGCGTACGCCAAGCCGAAGATGCCAGCCACTATTTAAGGTAA